The stretch of DNA CTCGAGCGCTTCTTGATCGTAACAAATACTTCTGCGGCCTTTAGGACTTTCCGCTGTACAATCATAGAAGATGTATTCGCCCGACTCTTCATCATGACCAACAACATCCGGTTCGCCGCCTGTGTTCTCCATTTCATGGAGCGACCACAGTTTATCAGTACTCGCTTCGAGCTTTGCTTGCACTTTTGCCCAATCAAGACCTTCATGGCGATTCATATTTTTCTCAAATCGGGCTTTCAAGGTTCCGAGTAGTTCATCGCGCTGTTCTGTTGATAATTCACTGTTGTTATTTGTCGTCATAGTGGGCTCTCCCCCTATCTGATATTGGACTATTGCTTTAGATCAAAAGCATAGATCAGCATTAGTATTACTGTTTTGTTGGATTAAAGCAATCCAAAATAAAATGCTTAAATAGTTCAGAAATTGGATTGTTCTGTTTTGATTTTAATTCAATAATGCCGTGTTTAATAGTGATGGGTTCTCCTAAATTTAAAATTTTTAGCTTGTTTAAAGATAATTCATTCATGACTGAGCATTTGGGAACTAATGCAATTCCAGTACCACTAAGCACGGTTTGTTTTATCATTTCTAAACTAGCATACTCTATGTTTTTATAATCAAATTTCTCATGGTCAATGAGTATTTGGTTGGCCATAGACTGATAAATACAGTTTCCTCC from Paenibacillus sp. CAA11 encodes:
- a CDS encoding DUF4256 domain-containing protein — encoded protein: MTTNNNSELSTEQRDELLGTLKARFEKNMNRHEGLDWAKVQAKLEASTDKLWSLHEMENTGGEPDVVGHDEESGEYIFYDCTAESPKGRRSICYDQEALESRKANKPENSALNMAAAMGIELLTEEQYRELQKLGNFDMKTSSWVKTPDHIRKLGGALFCDRRYDTVFVYHNGAESYYAARGFRGSLRV